ttaatttacattaacctagattgaacgtaagtaaactaaatttacactaacctcttatatacatacataaactaaatttacattaacctaaattgaacataagtaaatttaatttacattaacatagattgaatgtaagtaaactgaatttatactaacctaaattgaacatacataaacttgaatttatattaacctacatacgtaaaatacactaaccccttttatatacatacacgtaaacttaatttgcACTAACCTCttacttaaaatcaaattgactgACAGACATAtctcataattttttcaatttcaattacactcttaaacaaatttacatatttatttttgagaatGTTATACtttggtgtcattcaaaaatataaaaattgatattatatttgttatattgttggtacaattaaaaattataaatataatttgttacaatatatgAAAGCGTAAATTATTcgtacctataattttaatcaaaatctaaatttataaaaactatttttatattttatacgtattagcgcaataaaaaaaatctaattcatatcattatttaaaaaaaaatataatcgaaagatgatgaaagtttgaaaaaaaaaaaatgtatagtaTACTAGAATGAACATGTGGAGTGAATTGATTCGGAATTTATTTCACGAAAATACATGTGGACCCTTGCCTCAAAATTTCAAGTTGAAATTTTCAACACAAAGAGATAGCTTCTATACATGTTGACCATTAGTTTCATTCTCATTccatttgtgaaattaattctCACTCACTTGAAAACAATATGAAGCATATTCTATTCCAAATTTGGAGATGGATGATGCAGCCAAAGGTGTGGAGATTTCTGGGATTTGCTGCAGCTGTTGTTGGACTGCTTTGCAATGCTCTCAGTTCTTCCTTCAACTATCTCTTTGGAGATTGGAATTTGTTCAAGATAATTCTCTATACTGTTTTCAGCTTCATCATTTGTGTGTTAATTTTATTTGCCGCAAGGATATGGCAACACTCAAGAAGTCGTTGGTTCCAAGCGCATACAACATATGTTGTATTGGCAATCACGTCgctatattcatattttttcgATAAGTTAATGCATATAACACCAGATGCATATAGTCTCATTTCATGTGCATCCTTTGCTGTCACGGTGCTTAGTTTGTCGAGGAACAAAACTCAATGCGGATTTGAAATCGATCTTCTATATTTTCTTCTAGGATGTCTAATGATGCAACTCATGAagattaaattgaaattattcaTTCTTGGAGCAGTTTTTAGCTATTTTCTTATTATTCTCcgttcatccttttcttcaataGATGCTAGAGAAAATAAACAATACTCTGAATTCCAAGATGGAAATTCAGTGGTTCTTGATATGGATTCTCTACAACTGGCGAGTACTAATACTTCAAGTGCTATCAATAGCAtggattcacaacaattggtgATCAGTAGTACAGATATTGGCAGTATGATAGAAAAATTGGAGACTTGTGTGAAGGAGCTTAAGCACCAAAATTCAAAGTTCATTCAAATTCCTTTAGGGCatgcaaaaaaatatgaacactCTCAATTGGTGCTGGTGAATCCCAACTTCATGACAAACATGCTGAACAAAGAACCTATCAAAGACCTTGAGGAGAAAACAAATCTTATGGTGAACGGCGGGTTTGAGAAGGATTTTTCCTATGTGTACAACAATTGTTGTAGGGAATCTTCCACAGCCTCTTACAATATAATTTTCCTTCACGAGCGAAGACTCTACAATCACATCTTCTTCGGGTTCTCACCCGCCTCTGATTTCCCCTGGGGATCCAACATTCAACTTTTGAATTTTGCTGATTATGTGGTCACCAGAGTCCGTTTGCCTGAGCAACTATTTAAAATCCTCGAGATGTTAGAAATAATGTGCGACCTAATTCTAGAATTTGAATCCTTGTTTTATTATCAGTTCAATGTGTCTCTCAAGAAAGAACAACCGGCGAAATGGAAGAAATTAGGGGAAACAATCAAAAGAATTTCCATGGAGTTGGAGTATGTCTGCAATACAGCTGACCCAACTACAAGTTGACTTTCCCAAAATTAAGGGCATTTTTGGTAAGAGAAAAAGTCATCCTAAAAgagttgaaaaatattattttctttatatatagtatagataatagaacaaaagaagatggaaattttgtaaagaaaaaggagatcatggaaataaaaaaatttaaaggaagaaaaaaatgttacctTTCTATGcactttttttactaaaattcaTTGTTTCCAAATATTAGATTGATTCTTTGATGGTGTGAAACTGTACATGAGatagaactaaaaaaatttatgatagtctttttttttttttttttgaaggatgtacCCAAAAAATTAATGAAGGATGAATGTAAGAAGCATAAATATTGTAAATACCAAGGTTAAAattaaggataaaattagaaGAAGAACGGCTATACCAAAATAATATTCTTTTAGCTACAGAAAAATTATGTATTCCCCTATTATATGTAagtatagattttttttttttttttttttaactcaagtatagattaaaaaaattaaaaaggtgtttcatttcattattaactataaagaataatatatattgaaattacaTGAAAGTTTGTAcggtttaaaaaattataaaatattggcCAGAGTGAACATGTGGAGAGAATTGATGGAAACCTTATCTTAATTCTCAAGAAAATATCTATATTATTAGAGGTGGTGGAGCTATGATATTAAGGATTGCACGTTAGTTGTGACacgttacaattttttttttaaacattaaaacatAAAAGATTGTGAAAgagataggaaaaaaaaaacaattgaattgaCTGTGTTACAATTGGATTGACCAATATGATGTGACATTCCCGCCTTAACGTCACGGACGTGATAACCAGTGCTTTAGTCCCTTCCAAGAAATTTCAGCTGGAATAGTGACAACTTCTCGCAGCCGAAGTCAAAAATGGTTGGTCTCTCTCCCACTCCATCTTTGAAATTGATCATTACACACTTTACACAACATGGCACATATTCTAATCCAAATTGGAGATGGATGATGTTGCCAAAGGTGTGGAGATTTGTTGGCTTTGCTTCATCTGTTGTTGGACTGCTTTGTTATGCTTTGAGCTCTTCCTTCAATTACCTCTTTGGAGAATGGaatttgttgaaaatatttCTCTACAGTGCTTTCAGTTTCATCATCTGCTTggtcattttaatttatattcaaAGAAATTGCAACATTATAGAAGTCTCCGATTTAAAGCTCATTCGGCATTTTTGGTATTGACACTCACTTCAGTCTATTCATTTTTCTTAGTTTGTCAAGGAAAACTCAGTGCGGATTCGAAATCgatcttctttattttttcctagGAAGCCTAATTGTGCAACTCATGAAGATTAAATTGCAGTTATTCATTCTTGGAGCTTGGAGCAGGTTTTAGCCATTTCCTTATAATTCTctgtttttccttttccttttcttcgCTAAATGCCGGAGAAAATAGTCAGTACATCTCTGAACTCCAAGATGGGAATTCAGTGATTCTTTATGTGGATTCTCTGCAATCGCCTAGTGTTAATAATAATACTTCTAGTAGTGCCACAAATAGCATCGACTCACCACAATTGGTTATCAATACTAATAATGGTAGTATGATGGAACAACTCCGGACTTGTGTAAAGGCGCTTAAGCATGACAATTTAAATCTCATTCAAATTATTTCGGAGcatgtaaaaaaatatgttgaagaACACTCTCAATTGGTGGTGACCTATCCAAACCTAATCATGGATGCGTTGAAGCCAGAAACCATGAATGACCTTGAAGAAATAGCAAAGGTCATGATGATGGCTGGGTGTGAGAAGGATTTTTCCCATGTGTAAAACAGTTGCCTAATGCATAGATTATTCGGCTTACAAAGCTCAATATTGAGGACGTTCACAATATGTCATGGAAGGATCTCGAAGACGAGATTGAAAGATGGATTAGAACTTTCAATGTGCTCTCAAGATAGTTTTCCCTGGTGAGCGAAGACTTTGTGACCGTGTCTTCTTTGGATTCTCATCTGCGGCtgatttcttcttcatctaaatatGCAGGGAATCCACtattaaacttctaaattttgttgattatgtgtCTAGTCACTCTAGTGGAATTCACTCACCAGAGCGTTTGTTTAAAATCCTTGAGGTTTTTGAAACATTGTGTGACCTGATTCCAGAATTGGCATCCTTATTTTGTGATCAGTACAATCTATCTCTAAGGAGTGAAGCAACTGCGATATGGAATAGACTGGGGAAAACAATTAGAGACATATTTAAAGAGTTGGAGTATTTGATTTGTCGAGATCTGACGAAGGTTACAAATTTTGGTGGTGGTCTTCACCCAATTACCCAACATGTGATTACCTCTGTGTAGTTTGCCGAACCGAGCAAACATTAGAGCAAGTCTTTTACGATTCCTCACTTTCTTCAAAGATTCGTAGGATTATGGATACATTGGAGAGCAATTTGGAAGCAAAGTCCAAATGCTACGAGGATCCTTCTTTAGGCTATATATCAGAAAGTATTGTGAAGAAGTTTTGTAATCTTTGAGGTTCCTTTGATATTGTTTATTAAAAGAACTTTTCATTGCAAGTAACCTAAGGCTATGGTATAATCAAGATGTTAACCTAAGGCTATGGTGGCTGGTAATAGACGACAACTGATTCATTGACTCGATTTCAAGAAATAAATGTTTGAAGAAATCTTCAATGATTGTAATGTCCGTGTAATCTTCATGCACCCATTGTCGTAACTCTTGTGCTTTGAGAATTTCTGATCCAGCTCCAAGACGCCTCTGAGAGACTGAAATTCGCGGCAAAAACCGAGGTGAAAAACATCTCCCCAAATTTGGCAGACACAATTGGTCGAATGTGGGTGTCTCGGCTAGGGAATTGAATAGGTGTTTTCTAGCCTTATTATAAAATTAGATTCATGAAGTGTTAAAGGAATCTATGGATATCTCTGGTTGATATAGATCATGTCAGTTTGGACTCTTTTGTACATGAAAAAGCAGCCTAAGAAGAGGTTGAATCAAAAGCACTGACATGTAGTAAGTAGAAGGGAATTAACAAAGGAAAGCTGAAAGTGTTGATCATACATATAGTCATATCTCCTGAGACAAATTGTTCTAGGTCCGCTCATTTACACTTGAATTAGGATCCGCCATTGCAGTGAGAAACAATGATTATGGACTTACAATAATCAAACatgcataataataataatcaattacGGAATACATTATTAAAACCGTAGAGAACTTAATCCTTAAATTTTTCTCACATTATACAATGATAACTCTATAATAAATCAATTCTAATCGAAACGCATGTTGACGTACTTATTTAGTCTTGTCACATTAAACACAGCTAGTTAACAtacttattcaaataaaaaatgattgagGTAACCTTAGTAGTTAGTCATGGGCTGACAATGATTTGAACGTGCGCATCATTGACTCAAGGAACGCACGCATTTGTTTAGCTCCAAAGGGATTTTTTCTTACAAGAGATATGCAAGCCCTTTCTCTCCTTCTCTTATTCTTTTGTAATGGTGGAAGGCCGTGTGTAATATTGTGCAATATTGTATTGTAATTGCGAGTGTACTTGAGTAACCTCCCCGTTTTCACGTGGGGCATCTTAATTAATAATCGGAACACTTTCAGAATTaatggtttcttgtggaacGATAAGACGAGTGTTCTCGTCTGGGACATCAAAATTCATAATTGGAGTACTTTCGGAATGAATGGGTTTCTTGGGCCTTGTTAAGATGAGCATATTCTTGCGGagcatcaaaattcaaaagtggTGCACTTTCAGAATTAATGGTTTCTCGTGGAAGGATAAGAAGAGTGTTTTCTTGCAGgaaatcaaaatttataattgtAGCACTTCCAGAATTAATGGTTTCTTGTGGCAGGATTATATGGGTGTTTTCTAGAAAGGCATCAGAATTGATATTTTCAGCACTTTCGGAATTAATGGCTTCTTGTGGCTGGGTAAGATGCGTGTTTTCTGCAGCAATAATAGATTCTTATAAATCTGAATCAATTCAAATAAATAGAGAATTTTGGTCTTGGATTTGGATTCCAAGACTGCCACTCTCTACAGCGGCGACCAAATAAAAACGAAGAATGATGAGGGAGTAACTGAAACTCACTCCAACGATCACTAACAACAATTTAATCTTCATGAGCTGTAAAGTTAAACATCCGCAGAAAAAATATAAGAGATCAACCTCAAATTCGAAGTGAGTTTGTTTTGACAAACCAAGATACATGATAGCAAAATCTGCATTGGAAATCAAAACGTATGAATCTGGTTTTGGCTAGCTTTATCAAAAATACCAAATGAGCTTTAAATGGAAGACTAGTACCCGATGTGTGGTTAGATTTC
Above is a genomic segment from Medicago truncatula cultivar Jemalong A17 chromosome 5, MtrunA17r5.0-ANR, whole genome shotgun sequence containing:
- the LOC11412349 gene encoding uncharacterized protein encodes the protein MKHILFQIWRWMMQPKVWRFLGFAAAVVGLLCNALSSSFNYLFGDWNLFKIILYTVFSFIICVLILFAARIWQHSRSRWFQAHTTYVVLAITSLYSYFFDKLMHITPDAYSLISCASFAVTVLSLSRNKTQCGFEIDLLYFLLGCLMMQLMKIKLKLFILGAVFSYFLIILRSSFSSIDARENKQYSEFQDGNSVVLDMDSLQLASTNTSSAINSMDSQQLVISSTDIGSMIEKLETCVKELKHQNSKFIQIPLGHAKKYEHSQLVLVNPNFMTNMLNKEPIKDLEEKTNLMVNGGFEKDFSYVYNNCCRESSTASYNIIFLHERRLYNHIFFGFSPASDFPWGSNIQLLNFADYVVTRVRLPEQLFKILEMLEIMCDLILEFESLFYYQFNVSLKKEQPAKWKKLGETIKRISMELEYVCNTADPTTS